One Skermanella pratensis genomic window, AGGTCCGTCATCCGGCGGAGCAGGCAGAGGAAGCGTGAGTGGCTTTGGCCACGACACCTAGCTGGTGCAACACTGGACGCGTAACCCCCGGCCGTCTTCGAAGTGCCGGGGGCGGACTGGTCTCTCTGCCCGATCCACGCAGGACTATGTAGGCCCGTCGAAAGCCTCCTGGGCCGAAGGACCCTAGGCGACACGGCGGCAGTTTGTGTGCATGCGCGACTTGGGGGCCTTGCTTCCAAGACGAGTTCACAATGTACTGAACACCACTGCATGCATCATGAGCACATGTCCAGGGCAAGTATGTGAATCCATCTAAAATGTTATGATTAGTTCTGCGCGATGCCTCCGCGGCCAGAGGTGAGCCAATCATCGATCATGCTTATCGGCATCACACAGGCACCTTGCGGCGGCCAGTTCCAATCGTTGCATTACCCTAAGAGTTGCATTTGGTATGAGGATCGGCGATCAACGCGTCCGGGGGTGCTTTTATATGCCATCATTTGACGACATCAAGCCGGGTGCACGGCTGCGTGGTCTCGATCCGTCCGGCGTGGCTGAGATCGTCCAAGTCGGGCGTTTCGGTGCCGATGCCCTAAACCTTGTGTTCCGAGTGAACGGTCGCGTCGGTGAACGTCTGGTCTACCGGGGTGAGGAAGCCACCTTCGAATTGATCGAAACCGGACGCGCCTACGCGTTCGATGCCGACGGAGCGCTGCTGCGCCTTGCGTCTGAAGCCTACCGCATCAGGCTCGCCCACCTGTTTGATCCCTACCTCGCCGTCAGCGCATCACAGATAGAAGCGCTGCCCCATCAGATTACCGCTGTTTACGGGGAGATGCTGCCGCGCCAGCCGTTGCGTTTCCTGCTGGCGGACGATCCGGGCGCCGGCAAGACCGTGATGGCAGGGTTGCTCATCAAGGAACTGCTGATCCGGGGCGATCTGGAACGCTGCCTGATCGTGGCGCCCGGCGGCCTCGTGGAGCAGTGGCAGGAGGAGTTGGCCGAAAAGTTCGGCCTCGCGTTCGAGATCCTGTCGCGCGACCAGATCGAGGCGTCGATCACCGGCAACCCCTTCGTCGAGCGCAACCGCCTCATCATGCGGCTCGACATGGCCGCGCGATCCGACGAGTTGAAGGCAAAGCTCCATGCCGCGCCGGACTGGGATCTGGTCATCTGCGACGAGGCGCACCGCATGGCCGCCTCGTATTTCGGCGGCGAGGTCAAGGAAACCCAGCGCCACAAGCTCGGCAAGCTGCTGGGCACGCGCACCCGCAACCTCCTGCTCATGTCGGCGACGCCGCACAACGGCAAGGAAGCGGATTTCCAGCTTTTCATGGGCCTGCTCGACGCCGACCGGTTCGAGGGCCGGTTCCGCGAGGGCGTCCATAAGGCCGACGTTTCCGACATGATGCGGCGGCTGACCAAGGAGGAGCTTTACCGCTTCGACGGCACGCCCCTGTTCCCGGAGCGCCGCGCCTACACCGCCAGCTACGAGCTGTCGCCCTCCGAGGCCGACCTCTACCAAGCCGTCACGACCTATGTGCGCGAGGAAATGAACCGGGCGGACCGGACCGGCGACGACAAGCGCCGGATGAATGTCGGCTTCGCCTTGCAGATCCTTCAGCGCCGTTTGGCGTCCTCGCCGGCCGCCATCCACCGCTCGCTGGAGCGCCGCCGCATGCGGCTGGAAGACCGGCTGCGCGAGGAGCGGATGACGCGCCGGGACGATCAGGCCGCCTTCGCCCGCGCTCCCGCCCTGCCCAGCTACGATCCCGACGATCTGGAGGAAGCCCCCGGCGCGGAGGCCGAGGCCGCCGAGGAACAGATCCTGGATCAGGCGACCGCCGCCCAGACCCTGGCCGAGCTGGAGGCCGAAATCCTGATCCTGAAGGACCTGGAGGAGCGGGCGCTGCGGCTGAAGCTGTCCGGCACGGACGCCAAGTGGCGCGAGCTGGATTCTATCCTGGACCATCCGATCATGCACGATCCGGTGACCGGCCTGCGCCGCAAGATCCTGATCTTCACGGAGCCGAAGGACACGCTGGACTACCTGTCGCACAAGATCGTGGCGCGCCTGGGCGATCCGGCCGCCGTCGTGGTCATGCATGGCGGCGTCGCGCGCGAGGCCCGCCGGGCGGCGATCGCCGCCTTCAACAGCGATCCGGTGGTGCGGGTGATGATCGCCAACGATGCCGCCGGCGAGGGCGTCAACCTCCAGCGCGGCGCCCATCTGATGGTCAACTACGACCTGCCGTGGAACCCCAACCGGCTGGAACAGCGGTTCGGCCGCATCCACCGCATCGGCCAGACCGAAGTCTGCCACCTGTGGAACCTGTGCGCCGCCAACACGCGCGAGGGCGAGGTGTACCGCCGGCTCCTGGAAAAGCTGGAGGAAGCACGCGCCGCCCTGGGCGGCAAGGTCTACGACGTGCTGGGCGAGCTGTTCGAGGGTCAGGCCCTGCGGACGCTGCTGGTGGATGCGATCCGCTACGGCGACGCGCCGGAAACCAAGGCCCGTCTGTTCCGCAAGGTGGACGACGCCGTCGATGTCGACGCGATCGAAACCCTGGTCGCCGAACGCAAGCTCACCTCGGAAGGCATGGACCCGAACACGGTCGGCGCCATCCGCGACGAGATGGAACGTGCCCATGCCCGCCGGCTCCAGCCCCACTTCATCGGCGCCTTCTTCCGCGAGGCATTCGCCCTGCTGGGTGGCCGTATGGCGGAGCGCGAAAAGGGGCGTTTCGAGATCCTGCGCGTTCCGGCGGCCCTGACGGAGCGCGACCGCCTGATCGGCCGGAGCGATCCGGTGCTCGACCGCTACGCCCGCGTCACCTTCGAGAAGACGCTGATCGCGGGCCAGCCCCAGGCGGTCCTGCTGGCCCCCGGCCATCCCGTGCTCGACACCGTCGTCGATGTGGTGCTGGAACGCTTCCAGCCCCTGCTTCAGCAGGGCGGCGTGCTGGTGGACGATGCCGACACCAGCACCGTGCCGCGCCTGCTGGTCTATCTGGAGCATGCCGTGCGCGACGGCAGGACCGCCAGGACCGGCGAGCCGCGCGTCGTCTCCCAGCGCCTCCAGTTCATCTTCCTGGGCGAGGACGGAACGGCGGTCGATGGCGGACCGGCGCCCTATCTCGATTGCCGGCCGGTCAGCGCGGAGGAACGGGCGCTGATCGCGGACACCCTCGCGGCGCCCTGGCTGGCGGCTGGGGTGGAAGGACGGGCGCTCGGCCATGCCATAGCCCATCTGGTGCCGCAGCACCTTGGGGAGGTCAAGCGCCGCCGTCTGCCGGAGATCGACAAGGTCGAACGCGAGGTCCGCGCCCGCCTGACCCGTGAGATCAATTACTGGGACGGCCGCGCCGCCCGCCTGCGCGAGGAGGAACGCGCCGGCAAGGAACAGCGGGTCAATGCCCAGAACGCGGAGGCGACCGCTCAGCGGCTTGTCGACCGGCTATACAAGCGGCAGGCCGAGCTTGACCGCGAGCGGCAGATCTCCGCCTTGCCGCCGGTCCTGAAGGGCGCCGCCCTGATCGTTCCCAAGGGTCTGCTCGACGCCCGGTCCACCCCGGAACAGCCCCGCGCGCCGTCGGGATTTTCCGACGATCCGGAGAGCCGGGCCGAGATCGAGGCGCTGGCCATGGAAGCCGTGATGGAGGCCGAACGCGCCCTGGGCAACCAGCCGCGCGACGTGTCGGCCGAGAAGAAGGGCTACGACATCGAGAGCCGCGACCCCGCCACCGGCAGGCTGCGCCTGATCGAGGTCAAGGGCCGCCACGGCGAGGCTCGCGACGTGATCGTGACCAAGAACGAGATCCTGGCGTCGCTCAACGCGCCCGATGCCTTCATCCTGGCCCTGGTCCTGATCGACGGCGGATTTACCCGGCAGCCGGTCTATGTCAGGCGCTTCTTCGATCGCGAACCGAGTTTCCACGAAGTGGCGGTCGTGCTGAACATCGCCGATCTGATGCGGATGGCGCAGGTATCCTTTTGAGGCTTGCGAATAGCCCGCTTAGCTGGGACAAGAAGGCGGCTTGGATAGTCGTTCGGATAGGCGAGAATGAAGGCGCTGATAGTGGATGAACCCTGGATCGGCTTGATCCTGCGGGGTGACAAGACCTGGGAGATGCGGAAGACGGGCTGTTCGCACCGTGGCGAGATCGCCCTGATCCGCAAGGGAAGCGGACATGTCGTCGGCATCGCCCGCGTCACCGATTCGCGCCCGCATCTGGCGACCATCGAAGCTTATGCCGAAGCCGAGCCGTTCCACCGCATCCCGGTCGAGCGCCAGCAAAAGGCGTTCGCGGACGGCTGGCGCGTGCCCTGGGTCCTGGCCGACGCAAGGCCGCTGCCGCAACCCGTCGCATACCGGCATCCGTCGGGCGCGGTGATCTGGGTCAACCTGCTGCCGGATGTCGTCGCCCGCATCAGGTCGCAGGTCGCGGGCGCGCCGCCCGATGGGCTCGATGGGGAAACGTAACCGATGGCTCCGAAACCGGAAATGCGCTTGGCCGGGCCGGTTGGCAGAGTCCTTTTGACCGGCGGAAATCTCCGCAACAACCATATCTATCTCACGTCGATGCTCGATCTCATCCCAGCCGACTCGATCGGGGGGTCCAACAAGAGTACGGCGGCCCATCGAACGCTTCGGGTCAGTTTTGAACCCGGCACGACAGTCGATACTGACGTGGACGGGAGCAAGAACATCCTGCGCGCCCGTGGAGCCGTCCGCGACTTCTTTGCTCGCTCCGGCGCACGGGAAGGCGATACGGTGCTGATCGAACGTACCGGACCTTATGCCCTCACCATCTCGCTCGACCGCCCTGTCTAAAGAATCCAGGAACCCAATGCCCGCGCCTCGCAAGAAACTGATCGAAGTATCCATCCCGCTCGAGGCCATCAACGCCGCCTCCGCCCGTGAGAAGTCGATCCGGCATGGGCATCCCTCCACCCTGCATCTGTGGTGGGCGCGGCGTCCTCTGGCGGCGTGTCGGGCCGTGCTGTTTTCGCAGTTGGTGGACGATCCCTCATCCTGGCCCGACCGCTTCCCAACCGAGGAGGAGCAGGAAGCCGAACGCAAGCGGCTGCACGACGTCATCCGGCGCCTTGTACCCTGGGAGGCGTCCAACGACGAGACGATCCTGAACGAGGCCCGCTGGGAGATCGCCCGCTCGGTAGCCTGGGGCCTGGGCGAGGAACCTCCGGCGAAGGACGATGCCGCCGCGATCCTGGAATTTCTTCAGACCAAGGCGCCGCCGGTCTACGACCCATTCTCCGGCGGCGGTTCGATCCCGCTGGAGGCGCAACGGCTGGGCCTGCGCGCCTATGGGTCCGACCTGAACCCCGTGGCGGTGCTGATCGGCAAGGCGCTGGTGGAGATCCCGCCGAAATTCGCCGGAATGCCGCCGGTGAACCCCAAGTCGCAGGAGGAATTAAAACGCGGCGGGGTCTGGAACGGCAAGGGCGCGCAAGGCTTGGCCGAGGACGTGCGCTATTACGGCCAGTGGATGCGGGACGAGGCCGAGAGGCGCATCGGCCATCTCTATCCAAAGGCGAAGCTGGCGGACGGGTCGGAGGCTACCGTCATCACGTGGCTCTGGGCACGCACCGTTCGATCGCCCGATCCGTCGGCCCACGGTGCCATGGTGCCGCTGGTATCGTCGTTCATGCTCTCCAATAAGGTGGGGAAGAAGACCTGGGTAGAGCCTGTGATCGATCCGTCTGCACCGGATGGATATCGGTTTGAGGTGAAGACAGGGTCGTTATCAAAAGCCGATGAAGAGCGACTGAAGCTCGGCACTAAATCTGGTAAAGGGCAAGCTTTTTTCTGCATATTGACAGCATCAATTATTGATAGGGACTATATCCAGGCTGAGGGCAAGGCAGGCAGATTAAATCAGAGGCTTATGGCGATTGTCGCGGACGGCGGGCGCAGACGCATTTACCTTCCCCCAAATGGACCGCACCAGACAATTGCCGACTCCACCTCGGAAGTTCCAAGTGTCGGCGAGGCGCGGGCAACATTCCTGTCTCCGCCAACACCGACCCGAGCAATGATCACTGGTGGCGTTTGTTCAGCCTATGGCTTACGAACTTATGGCCATTTATTCATTGCCCGCCAAATTATTGCCCTAACAACGTTTTCTGATTTGGTATCTGAAGCGCGGCAAAAGGTGCTCGCTGATGCCTATATAGAGGGCTTAATAGAAAACGGACTCGCACTTCATCATGGTGGTTCTGGCGCTTCTGCGTATGCAGATGCAGTGGTTACCTATATTGGGTTTGCAATCAGTCGCAGCGCGGACCGGGATCTTCAATTTGTTCTTGGGATAGCAGTCCAAAGATGGAGGCACTGCGCAATACGTTTGCACGGCAAGCCATTCCAATGACTTGGGATTTTGCTGAAGGTAACCCTTTTTCATCATCAAGCGGGAATTTTCTTTTTAATGTAAATTGGGTCTCAGACGCGCTTGGGCGAACTCCTGCGCTTGCGGCTGGAGGTATAGGGAATATTGATGCAGCGAAGAATTCATTTCCCGTTAGACCAGTAGTTATTTCGACCGACCCCCCGTACTACGATAATATAGGCTATGCAGACTTATCTGATTTTTTCTACGTGTGGCTTAAGCGTTCTCTTTCCACCGTATGGCCAGATCTTTTTCGTCGTGTCATCACACCCAAGGCTGAAGAGCTAGTTGCAACACCCTATCGCTTTGTCGATCCCGAAATTCCAGATTGGGTAAAAGCGTCCCCTGAGCTGGCCGCTCGTTGGCTTCGTATGGGCAGCAAAGAGCGAGCGGAAACCTTCTTTATGAGAGGCATGGGTGAAGCGCTGACAGCAATGCGCAAAGCCGCCACGAATGGAGATCCGCTAACGATTTACTATGCCTTCAAGCAGTCCGAAGTTGGCGTGGACGGGATCACTTCGGCCGGCTGGGCATCGTTCCTACAGGCGGTTGTCGATGCCGATCTCTCCGTAGACGGAACTTGGCCGGTACGAACCGAACTGGCGAATCGAATGATCGGCAGAGATGCTAACGCACTGGCCTCCTCTATCGTTCTCGTCTGCCGCAAACGCGCACCCGACGCCTCCATCGCCACTCGTGCCGACTTCATCCGCGCCCTAAAGCGCCAGTTACCCGCCGCCATTGATGACATCCGCAAAGCAGGCGTTGGCCCTGTGGACATGCAGCAATCTGTGATCGGTCCCGGCATGGGGTTTTTCTCCCGTTATGCCAAGGTGCTGGAGGACGACGATAGCGCCATGACTGTGAAGACTGCTCTCGCCCTGATCAACCGTGTCTGGGAAGAGATCGAGAACGAGCTGGATACCGCCTTCGACCCGGAAACCCAGGTGGCGCTGGCGTGGTTCGCCAGCTACGGGTTCGACGCGCGGGCATCGGGCGATCTGATCACGCTGGCGAACGCCAAGAACATCCCCTCCGACGCCCTGTTCGACAGTGGCGTCTTCACCGACTTGCGGGGCAAGGCGGCGCTCACCCAGCGAAAGGACCTGTCCGAGGACTGGAACCCGGCGACCGACAAGTGGCTGACGGTCTGGGAATGCGTCCAGCACACCGCGCGCGTCCTGAACGCGGAGGACGGCGGCGGAGAGGCCGCCGCCCGTTTGGTGGCGCAGATGGGACCGAAGGCGGCGGAGGCCCGTGCCCTGGCGTATCGCCTGTTCGAGATCGCCACCCAGAAGGGCTGGGCCAGCGAGGCGCTGGTGTATAACGAACTGGCGCAGGAATGGCCGAGGCTGGAAGACCTGATGCAAGGACTGGAAAAGACGCCCGTTTTCGTCGGCAAGCCCCAGGGCTCGCTGTTCTGACCGGACGGAGAGGAAAGAAGAAATGACTGCCGTGATGGTCGAAAAGGAAACGCTGCGCCGCGTTCAGGACGGTCTTTTCCATCTCGCCAAGGGGGTGAAGCCCTTTGTCGAAGCCCGCATGCGCGCGGTGCATGGCGACCGCTGGCTGCATTACGCCAGCCGCGCCAACGGATCGCCGCCCAATGCGCCGCTCGACGCCTATGGCCTCATCAAGACGATGCTGGACAGTTGGCGCGAGGCGTTCGACGAATCCTTCGCCCGTAACGAAAAGCAGAAGGTGCGGAACTTCGCCTCCACCGCGCTGGAGGCCCGCAATGCGACGGCGCATCTGGCGGTCCCGCTCCAGGACGACGAGGCCTTGCGTTACCTGGACGCCATGCATCAACTGCTGAGGGCGGCGAAGGCTCCGGCCAGCGAACTAGCGGAGCTGAAGCGCCTGTACGACGAACAGCGCCGCTCCGGCTTCGCGTCGCCGGCGCCAGCACCACAGCCGGCTCCGGCGGGAATGGCGGCGCCCAAGCTGGACTTTTCCGCGGCAGAGGCTCCATCCTCGGCCTTGAAGCCCTGGATTCAGGTGGCTCTGCCCCATCCCGACGTGCTGGAAAACCGCTTCAAGGAGGCGGAGTTCGCGGCCGACCTGTTCGCCGTCGATGCCGGCTTGGCGACCGACGATTACGCCGACGCGGCAAGCTTCTTCCGCATCACCTTCCTGACCGAAGGCCTGCGCCGGGTGCTGACCTCGACCCTTCAGCGGCTTGCCGGCAGCGGCGGCGATCCGGTGATCGGCCTTCAGACCGCGTTCGGCGGCGGCAAGACGCACACGATGCTGGCGGTGCTCCACCTTGCCCGGTCAGCCGATCTTTCCGTGCTGGCGGGCGTCGGCCCGCTGGCGGAAAAAGCCGGCGTGACGGCCTGGAAGAAGGCGAAGACCGCCGTCTTCGTCGGGTCGTCCAAGGGAACGGACGTGTCGCTGATCCTCAAGGACGGACCGAAGGTCCATACGCTATGGGGCTACATCGCGTGGCAACTGGCGGGCGAGGAGGGATTGAAGCTCGTCGCCGAGTCGGAAGCCGCGCGCACGAACCCCGGTTCCGAACTGATGGTGGAGGTGCTGAGGCTGGCCGGTCCCTGCGTCATCCTGCTAGACGAGCTGGTGGCCTATGTGCGGCAGCTTCCCGACGACCGGTTCGAAGCGTTCCTGTCCTTCATCCAGTCGCTGACCGAGGCCGTCAAGATGGTGCCCGGCGCTCAGATCGTCGGGTCGCTGCCGGAAAGCGCTCCGGAAGCGGGGGCCGACAAGGGCAAGATGGCGCTGCTCCGGCTGGAGAAAGTCTTCGGCCGCCTCCAGTCCGCCTGGCTGCCGGCCGCCGGCGACGAGACCTATGAGATCATCCGCCGCCGGCTGTTCCAGGCGCTGGACAGCGACGGCGAGCGCGACCGGGACGAGACGGTGAAGGCCTTCCACGAGCTTTACCGCAAGAACGCGGCCGAGTTCCCGCCGGAAGCCAGGGAATCCCGCTATCTCGAACTGCTCCGCATCTCCTACCCGATTCATCCGGAACTGTTCGACCGCCTGTCCAGGGACTGGGCCAGCCTTGAGAAGTTCCAGCGCACCCGAGGCGTGCTCCGGTTCATGGCGAACGTCATCGACGTGCTATGGCAGCAGCAGGTCCGCGATCCGCTGATCATGCCGGCGCGCATCCCCATCGCGCATGAGCGCGTGCGGGTGAACGCGCTCTACTCCCTGGACGCCGCCTTCGGACCCGTGGTCGACAAGGAGGTGGACGGCGAGAGTTCGCTGCCGTCCCGGCTGGAAGCCAATCCGTCGCGGCGCATCTCGCAGTCCCGTGCGGCGACGCGAGCGGCGCGGGCGGTCTTCCTGTGCTCGGCTCCGCTGGTCGGCCAGCCCAATGCCGGGGTGACCGCGCAGGGCCTGCGTCTGGCCTGCGCCGAACCGGGCGACCAGCTCGCCATCTTCGGCGAGGCGCTGCGCGAGGTGAAGGACCGCGCCACCTATCTGTACGAGGAAGCCGGGCGCTACTGGTTCTCGACCCAGCCGACCCTGAACCGCCTTGCCGACGACAAGGCGAAGTCCTGGCCGGCCCATCAGGTCGATGAGCAGATTTCGGAAGTCCTGCGCGGCGATACGAAGCAGAAAGGTTCCTTCCACGGGATTTTCGCGGTACCGGACGACCCCGTCACGATCGACGAGGCGAAGGCCCTGTCGCTGGTCATCCTTGGACCGGCGACGCCGCATGCCGGCAAGGGCGTGGGTAAGTCGGCGGCCACCGACACGGTGACCGACACGCTGATGCGCTGCCGCTCGGGGCAGCGCCGCTTCCGCAACACGCTGCTGTTCGTGGCCGCCGACGTGGCTCTGCTCGATACCGCGCGCGAGGCCATGCGGCGGGCGCTGGCCTGGGAATCGATCGTCAAGGACGAACGCCTTCAGCAGCAACTGACCCAGGCCCAGATCACCGACGCCAGGAACAAGGCCCGGTCGGGCCGTGACGGCGCGGTCAACGCCGTCCGGCAGGCCTGGAACCACATCCTCTACCCGGTCAAGTCGGAGGCGCCGGGGACTCCGTTCGACCTGGAACACCTGTCGATCACCGCCAAGGACCGCGCCGCCGTCCCGGCTGCCGTCTACGAAAAGGCCAAGGGCGACAGCGTCGCCAAGGAGCAGCTTGGGCGGAGGCGCTGGTGTACCACCTCAAGCCGCTCTGGCCGGAGGACCGGCCGCACTTGGCGGTCGGCGAGGTCGCGGACTGGTTCACCACCTATGTCTACCTGCCGAAGCTGAGGGACCGCGTCGTCTTCGACAAGGCCGTCAGTGACGCCGTAACCAAGCTGGACGCGGCCTTCGGCTTCGCCGACGGCTATGACGAGGCGACCGGCGAATACCAGGGCCTGATATACGCGAAGGCGCCGCCGGTCTTCATGCCTCCGACTGCGGTCCTCGTCCGGGCGGAAGTCGCCCGTGACCATCTCCAGCGCCGTCAGAAGCCGATGCCCGCCACCGTCGGCGGCGTGTCCACGGTCGGCGGAACGGTGACGGGAGACGATGACACCCGCCACCCGGAGGCTCCTCCCGCATCCGGCGACCCTGTCGCCGCCCCCCGGCAGCCCCGCCGCTTCTACGGGTCCGTCGAGATCGAATTGGTGCGTCCGATCAGGGTGTTCGAAGATATCGTAAACGCGGTCGCACTCCAACTCCAGCGGACACCCGGCGCCAAGGTCAAACTGACCCTGGAAGTCGAGGCCGAAGCGCCCGAAGGGTTCGCGGAGGCGGACGTCGGCATCGTCCGCGACAACGCCCGCCAGCTCAAGTTCAAGGCTGAATCGACGGGGTTCGAGGAGTAGAAGCCTCAAGCCCCCCTTCGACTCCGACGGAGGTCCGCAGCCCGCTGTAGATCTCGTCGCGCAGGGTTGAGCAGCGGCGCTTGAGGGCGCCGATCTCGCTCTGCGCGCGGGACCGCGCGTCGCCGCCGGCGGTAATGCGCTCCGCCTCACGGTCCAGTTCTTCCTGGGCTTCCTGGAGCGGCCCGCGCGAAACCTTGAGGACGACTGCCTCCAGGGTATCGGCTTCCACCTTCGCCTGATCAGCAAAGGCGTTGCGCAGCGTCAGGCGAAGATTTGCCAAGTAGCGCGCCTTCTCCTCTTTGGCCTTTTCTTCTCGATACTGGAAGAACAAGTCAAGTCCAGCGGCTAGAAACGGTATAGCCTTTCCAAGCTTCCCAGCCACTTTTGCGGCACCTTGCCCCATCTTTACCGCTTCCCATGGCCGGAACTTCTTTCCGAGCGTCTTCCCGACTTCATAGATTATGTTGCGTAGTTCCGCAGCATTGTCAGCGGCAAACTGAAGACCCTCCTGAAGTGGTTTGCCCGTGGCCTTGAAGAAACGGAGAACATACTCCGTGCCTTGGTTTGGACCGGAGTTCTTATGGTCGATCCCTAACCGCTCGGCATGCTCCGCTTCGATTCTGGCGACATCCTGCGCCAAAGGGGTTTGCCCGAGATCCTCCAACTCGGAATTCGCCAGGGCAATGGCGTCCCGCAGGTCCGCTTCGAGATCGTCATAGACCTGATTGATCGGTGCGATGACCTGGCTCATGGCGGTCGTGAACAGGCTGTCCAAATCTTCGCCTGTCGTTGTGTCCGAGATTTGCTCCACTGCCTCGTCCGTCTGGGACATCACCGTCGAATAAGCCTGCTGCTTCCAGGTTTTCCGGACATCGACAAGCTTGCGCTGCAAACGCTCCAGCACTGCCGATTTCCGTCGAAGCAACTCAAGCCGCTTCCGGTCATCATCCGAAGCCGCGAGCCGGGCCTGCAAACTATCGAGAAGGTCGGATACGATGGTCAAAGGCGTCGTCAGACGCCCAGCGATGCCGGCATCGGCGACAAAACCGTCCAACCCATCCACCAGTTCACGCATGCGACTCTGCTGAATGAACCGCTGCCGATTTTCCCCTGCTCCGGAGGCACGCAGATACTTCGACGCGGCGCATGGATAGATGGGAATGCCTTGGTGAGGCCCCAGAACTTTGTATACCTCGCCAAGGATTGTGGCTTCGGAATTGTTTTCCCGATCAATCTTATTCACTAC contains:
- a CDS encoding protein NO VEIN domain-containing protein: MPSFDDIKPGARLRGLDPSGVAEIVQVGRFGADALNLVFRVNGRVGERLVYRGEEATFELIETGRAYAFDADGALLRLASEAYRIRLAHLFDPYLAVSASQIEALPHQITAVYGEMLPRQPLRFLLADDPGAGKTVMAGLLIKELLIRGDLERCLIVAPGGLVEQWQEELAEKFGLAFEILSRDQIEASITGNPFVERNRLIMRLDMAARSDELKAKLHAAPDWDLVICDEAHRMAASYFGGEVKETQRHKLGKLLGTRTRNLLLMSATPHNGKEADFQLFMGLLDADRFEGRFREGVHKADVSDMMRRLTKEELYRFDGTPLFPERRAYTASYELSPSEADLYQAVTTYVREEMNRADRTGDDKRRMNVGFALQILQRRLASSPAAIHRSLERRRMRLEDRLREERMTRRDDQAAFARAPALPSYDPDDLEEAPGAEAEAAEEQILDQATAAQTLAELEAEILILKDLEERALRLKLSGTDAKWRELDSILDHPIMHDPVTGLRRKILIFTEPKDTLDYLSHKIVARLGDPAAVVVMHGGVAREARRAAIAAFNSDPVVRVMIANDAAGEGVNLQRGAHLMVNYDLPWNPNRLEQRFGRIHRIGQTEVCHLWNLCAANTREGEVYRRLLEKLEEARAALGGKVYDVLGELFEGQALRTLLVDAIRYGDAPETKARLFRKVDDAVDVDAIETLVAERKLTSEGMDPNTVGAIRDEMERAHARRLQPHFIGAFFREAFALLGGRMAEREKGRFEILRVPAALTERDRLIGRSDPVLDRYARVTFEKTLIAGQPQAVLLAPGHPVLDTVVDVVLERFQPLLQQGGVLVDDADTSTVPRLLVYLEHAVRDGRTARTGEPRVVSQRLQFIFLGEDGTAVDGGPAPYLDCRPVSAEERALIADTLAAPWLAAGVEGRALGHAIAHLVPQHLGEVKRRRLPEIDKVEREVRARLTREINYWDGRAARLREEERAGKEQRVNAQNAEATAQRLVDRLYKRQAELDRERQISALPPVLKGAALIVPKGLLDARSTPEQPRAPSGFSDDPESRAEIEALAMEAVMEAERALGNQPRDVSAEKKGYDIESRDPATGRLRLIEVKGRHGEARDVIVTKNEILASLNAPDAFILALVLIDGGFTRQPVYVRRFFDREPSFHEVAVVLNIADLMRMAQVSF
- a CDS encoding ASCH domain-containing protein; its protein translation is MKALIVDEPWIGLILRGDKTWEMRKTGCSHRGEIALIRKGSGHVVGIARVTDSRPHLATIEAYAEAEPFHRIPVERQQKAFADGWRVPWVLADARPLPQPVAYRHPSGAVIWVNLLPDVVARIRSQVAGAPPDGLDGET
- a CDS encoding DUF1156 domain-containing protein, producing the protein MPAPRKKLIEVSIPLEAINAASAREKSIRHGHPSTLHLWWARRPLAACRAVLFSQLVDDPSSWPDRFPTEEEQEAERKRLHDVIRRLVPWEASNDETILNEARWEIARSVAWGLGEEPPAKDDAAAILEFLQTKAPPVYDPFSGGGSIPLEAQRLGLRAYGSDLNPVAVLIGKALVEIPPKFAGMPPVNPKSQEELKRGGVWNGKGAQGLAEDVRYYGQWMRDEAERRIGHLYPKAKLADGSEATVITWLWARTVRSPDPSAHGAMVPLVSSFMLSNKVGKKTWVEPVIDPSAPDGYRFEVKTGSLSKADEERLKLGTKSGKGQAFFCILTASIIDRDYIQAEGKAGRLNQRLMAIVADGGRRRIYLPPNGPHQTIADSTSEVPSVGEARATFLSPPTPTRAMITGGVCSAYGLRTYGHLFIARQIIALTTFSDLVSEARQKVLADAYIEGLIENGLALHHGGSGASAYADAVVTYIGFAISRSADRDLQFVLGIAVQRWRHCAIRLHGKPFQ
- a CDS encoding DUF1156 domain-containing protein, with translation MEALRNTFARQAIPMTWDFAEGNPFSSSSGNFLFNVNWVSDALGRTPALAAGGIGNIDAAKNSFPVRPVVISTDPPYYDNIGYADLSDFFYVWLKRSLSTVWPDLFRRVITPKAEELVATPYRFVDPEIPDWVKASPELAARWLRMGSKERAETFFMRGMGEALTAMRKAATNGDPLTIYYAFKQSEVGVDGITSAGWASFLQAVVDADLSVDGTWPVRTELANRMIGRDANALASSIVLVCRKRAPDASIATRADFIRALKRQLPAAIDDIRKAGVGPVDMQQSVIGPGMGFFSRYAKVLEDDDSAMTVKTALALINRVWEEIENELDTAFDPETQVALAWFASYGFDARASGDLITLANAKNIPSDALFDSGVFTDLRGKAALTQRKDLSEDWNPATDKWLTVWECVQHTARVLNAEDGGGEAAARLVAQMGPKAAEARALAYRLFEIATQKGWASEALVYNELAQEWPRLEDLMQGLEKTPVFVGKPQGSLF
- a CDS encoding DUF499 domain-containing protein → MTAVMVEKETLRRVQDGLFHLAKGVKPFVEARMRAVHGDRWLHYASRANGSPPNAPLDAYGLIKTMLDSWREAFDESFARNEKQKVRNFASTALEARNATAHLAVPLQDDEALRYLDAMHQLLRAAKAPASELAELKRLYDEQRRSGFASPAPAPQPAPAGMAAPKLDFSAAEAPSSALKPWIQVALPHPDVLENRFKEAEFAADLFAVDAGLATDDYADAASFFRITFLTEGLRRVLTSTLQRLAGSGGDPVIGLQTAFGGGKTHTMLAVLHLARSADLSVLAGVGPLAEKAGVTAWKKAKTAVFVGSSKGTDVSLILKDGPKVHTLWGYIAWQLAGEEGLKLVAESEAARTNPGSELMVEVLRLAGPCVILLDELVAYVRQLPDDRFEAFLSFIQSLTEAVKMVPGAQIVGSLPESAPEAGADKGKMALLRLEKVFGRLQSAWLPAAGDETYEIIRRRLFQALDSDGERDRDETVKAFHELYRKNAAEFPPEARESRYLELLRISYPIHPELFDRLSRDWASLEKFQRTRGVLRFMANVIDVLWQQQVRDPLIMPARIPIAHERVRVNALYSLDAAFGPVVDKEVDGESSLPSRLEANPSRRISQSRAATRAARAVFLCSAPLVGQPNAGVTAQGLRLACAEPGDQLAIFGEALREVKDRATYLYEEAGRYWFSTQPTLNRLADDKAKSWPAHQVDEQISEVLRGDTKQKGSFHGIFAVPDDPVTIDEAKALSLVILGPATPHAGKGVGKSAATDTVTDTLMRCRSGQRRFRNTLLFVAADVALLDTAREAMRRALAWESIVKDERLQQQLTQAQITDARNKARSGRDGAVNAVRQAWNHILYPVKSEAPGTPFDLEHLSITAKDRAAVPAAVYEKAKGDSVAKEQLGRRRWCTTSSRSGRRTGRTWRSARSRTGSPPMSTCRS